In Marinicella rhabdoformis, one genomic interval encodes:
- a CDS encoding 2OG-Fe(II) oxygenase, giving the protein MAYKSTLLLAILLNPVVSLADPAQDCFAFIVEALLDQGYVVLPQVFDTDYLACLLKELIELNPTDFDRAGVGREDSFQKNMFVRSDKIHWLSGDENYLSRYNRWVEALRLYINKHLFLGLYDYECMFAHYPAGAFYKKHLDAFKNSKNRRLSSVLYLNPQWGAQDGGQLVVYDKISPSPLFEVSPTFGTMILFLSEEFPHEVLPATRSRYSLTGWYRVNESLV; this is encoded by the coding sequence GTGGCATATAAGTCAACTTTACTTTTGGCTATCTTATTGAACCCAGTTGTTTCTCTTGCTGATCCGGCTCAGGATTGTTTTGCTTTTATTGTAGAGGCCTTGCTTGATCAAGGCTACGTGGTGTTACCTCAAGTATTTGATACAGATTATTTGGCCTGTTTGTTGAAGGAGTTGATTGAGTTAAATCCTACAGACTTTGATCGGGCGGGTGTTGGCCGTGAAGATTCCTTTCAGAAAAACATGTTTGTTCGAAGTGACAAAATTCATTGGCTTTCTGGGGATGAGAATTATTTGAGTCGTTATAACCGCTGGGTAGAAGCTTTGCGGCTTTATATCAACAAACATTTGTTTTTGGGTCTGTATGACTATGAATGTATGTTTGCACATTATCCTGCAGGGGCGTTTTACAAAAAACATTTGGATGCATTTAAAAACAGCAAAAACCGCAGGCTCAGCTCGGTCTTGTATTTGAATCCCCAATGGGGTGCACAAGATGGTGGTCAATTGGTGGTGTATGACAAAATATCCCCCAGTCCTTTGTTTGAAGTGTCGCCCACTTTTGGCACCATGATTCTGTTCCTGAGTGAAGAGTTTCCGCATGAAGTGTTACCTGCCACTCGATCTCGATACAGCTTAACGGGATGGTATCGCGTCAATGAAAGCCTTGTTTGA
- a CDS encoding DUF3817 domain-containing protein produces MLKLFRVASLLEGCSYLAILCVTLGFISRDYVFIIGMTHGALFFLYFLLSLVVSHRQDWSVVVWLLVLIAAFIPFAFVPVELFLQKELGKNVKNGMGVKQV; encoded by the coding sequence ATGTTAAAATTATTCAGAGTCGCCAGTTTGTTAGAAGGGTGTTCTTATCTTGCTATTTTGTGTGTCACACTCGGCTTTATCAGCAGGGACTATGTTTTTATCATAGGCATGACACACGGTGCGTTATTCTTTTTGTATTTTTTGTTGTCACTGGTGGTATCCCATAGACAAGATTGGTCTGTAGTTGTCTGGTTGCTGGTACTTATCGCCGCATTCATACCTTTTGCTTTTGTGCCTGTTGAATTGTTTTTACAAAAAGAGCTGGGTAAGAATGTAAAAAATGGCATGGGCGTCAAACAAGTGTAA
- a CDS encoding winged helix-turn-helix domain-containing protein: protein MIIIKNQSDMARLRRIALLSQGLLPAKPFGKSVKGAHKAIEHLGYVQIDTISVVERAHNHVLYSRVPNFKPEMMNQMLASGDVFEYWSHAAAFLPMADYRFSLPYKHAIKSGQTHWYKARDEKLMAELLARIKSDGPLRSRDVEDKRTKQAGWWDWKPAKKALEQLYMQGDLMVSRREGFQKVYDLTERVLPSGVNTQMPSVIEFATHLLAQQLRCHGLVSLKGLTYLRRNTELREAVKKLINERLAAGDLTEIQLPTGERYFIEAGALERRLPRLNDRLMILSPFDNVVIQRDRLKVLFDFDYQIECYVPAAKRKYGYFSLPLLYRGKFIGRMDSKAHRKERRLEIKMLHLEHPLERHNYDQDAINVAFIKALKSFMIFQSCDSITLTEVQSKSSAEALYSGIKSLF from the coding sequence ATGATTATAATTAAAAACCAAAGCGACATGGCTCGTTTACGACGCATTGCTTTGCTGTCTCAAGGCTTGCTACCAGCTAAACCTTTTGGCAAAAGTGTAAAAGGAGCGCACAAGGCCATTGAACATCTGGGTTATGTTCAAATCGATACCATTTCAGTAGTTGAGCGCGCACACAACCATGTGTTGTATTCTAGGGTGCCGAATTTTAAGCCAGAAATGATGAATCAAATGTTGGCCTCAGGAGATGTTTTTGAATATTGGTCTCATGCAGCAGCCTTTTTACCCATGGCTGACTACCGTTTTTCTCTGCCTTATAAGCACGCTATAAAAAGTGGTCAAACCCATTGGTATAAAGCCCGTGATGAAAAACTGATGGCTGAATTATTGGCCCGAATCAAATCTGACGGGCCTTTGCGTTCGCGCGACGTGGAGGACAAGAGGACCAAACAAGCCGGTTGGTGGGATTGGAAGCCGGCGAAAAAAGCCTTGGAACAATTGTATATGCAAGGCGACTTGATGGTCAGTCGTCGAGAAGGGTTTCAGAAAGTCTATGATCTGACTGAGCGGGTTTTACCATCAGGTGTGAACACACAGATGCCGAGTGTCATTGAGTTTGCCACACATTTGTTAGCGCAACAACTGCGCTGTCATGGTTTGGTATCACTCAAAGGTTTGACCTATCTGCGCCGCAATACTGAATTGCGTGAAGCAGTGAAAAAACTGATTAATGAACGTTTGGCGGCAGGTGATTTAACCGAAATTCAATTACCTACTGGCGAGCGCTATTTTATTGAAGCTGGGGCTTTAGAACGCCGCTTACCACGCTTGAATGATCGCCTGATGATCCTGTCACCATTTGACAACGTTGTGATTCAACGTGACCGACTCAAGGTGCTGTTTGATTTTGACTATCAAATCGAATGTTATGTACCGGCGGCCAAAAGAAAATACGGCTATTTTTCTTTGCCTCTATTGTACCGGGGAAAGTTTATAGGTCGCATGGACTCTAAGGCGCACCGAAAAGAACGGCGTTTGGAAATTAAAATGCTGCACCTTGAACATCCATTGGAACGGCACAATTATGACCAAGATGCGATCAATGTCGCATTTATTAAAGCTTTGAAAAGCTTCATGATATTCCAGTCCTGTGATTCAATTACTTTGACTGAAGTTCAATCGAAGTCATCAGCTGAAGCTTTGTACAGTGGCATAAAATCGTTATTTTAA
- a CDS encoding DUF2891 domain-containing protein codes for MQLKLIHIKSIHLIVALGFFTVAFGLNAQDYKAQLNDALSLDQKHRVEIKQLEFSNSQQASDKKEIQRLKKLQAKLDAKNIATLEQIINQLGHWPGISDVGENVAKMALIIVKHAPIEQQHHFFPEIKKAVDSGQVKAEWFAYLFDQYLLKQNLPQAYGTLMVAGQKLYPMQPLAQVNLNRTAIKLPALESALASKSKWLRPNLLEEDHFELLDVSVFEQFADLALACLDKEYPNSIKHVLQSDTDAQTPGQMHPAFFGCFDWHSSVHGHWLLVKALKTFPDHPAFQKIKPRLAAHFTQEHMQKELAYFQQEGRKSYERPYGMAWYLQLVAELHQWDDPEVQQWRQNLQPLEQEIKNKLKQWIPKLTHPIRNGTHSQTAFAFGMMLDYAGQVNDLNFHTFLKEHINRFYLNDKKCPIAYEPSGHDFLSACLAEADLMRRVLLEPKTYQKWLKKFLPQIKHGSDWLAVAVSTDPSDGHLSHMDGLNISRAWMLEGMASKLPLKDKRRAILLRQANNHRQAGLAAVTGEHYAGGHWLGSFAMYYLTQSGLKK; via the coding sequence GTGCAATTAAAACTTATACACATTAAAAGCATTCACTTGATTGTTGCTCTTGGCTTTTTTACTGTTGCCTTTGGCCTCAATGCGCAAGATTATAAAGCTCAACTAAATGATGCACTGAGCTTGGATCAAAAACACAGGGTAGAGATCAAACAACTCGAATTCAGTAATTCGCAACAAGCGAGCGATAAGAAAGAAATTCAGCGTTTAAAAAAACTTCAAGCGAAATTAGATGCAAAAAACATCGCCACCCTTGAGCAAATCATAAATCAACTGGGTCATTGGCCTGGTATCAGCGACGTGGGTGAGAACGTCGCCAAAATGGCATTGATCATCGTTAAACACGCGCCGATTGAGCAACAACATCACTTTTTTCCTGAAATCAAAAAAGCAGTCGATTCAGGCCAAGTCAAAGCTGAATGGTTTGCCTATTTATTTGATCAATACTTATTGAAACAAAATTTGCCCCAGGCATATGGCACATTGATGGTGGCTGGACAAAAACTGTACCCCATGCAGCCATTAGCACAAGTCAATTTAAATCGCACAGCCATTAAGCTACCAGCCCTGGAATCTGCTCTGGCCAGCAAGTCCAAGTGGTTACGACCCAATTTATTAGAAGAAGACCATTTTGAATTGCTCGATGTATCGGTCTTTGAACAATTTGCAGATTTGGCACTGGCATGCTTAGACAAGGAATACCCCAACAGCATCAAACATGTTTTGCAAAGTGACACTGACGCCCAAACACCCGGTCAAATGCACCCTGCTTTCTTTGGTTGTTTTGACTGGCATTCATCAGTGCATGGTCACTGGCTTTTGGTCAAAGCTTTAAAAACGTTCCCAGATCACCCCGCTTTTCAAAAGATCAAGCCGCGCTTGGCGGCACATTTCACTCAAGAACACATGCAAAAAGAGTTGGCATACTTTCAACAAGAAGGTCGCAAAAGTTACGAACGTCCTTATGGTATGGCTTGGTATTTGCAATTGGTGGCTGAGTTACATCAGTGGGATGACCCCGAAGTTCAGCAATGGCGTCAGAACCTCCAGCCATTAGAACAAGAAATAAAAAACAAACTGAAACAATGGATTCCCAAATTAACCCACCCCATCCGTAACGGCACACATTCACAAACGGCTTTTGCCTTTGGGATGATGCTGGATTATGCCGGACAAGTGAATGATTTAAACTTTCATACATTCTTAAAAGAGCACATCAATCGCTTTTATTTAAATGATAAAAAATGCCCCATAGCATATGAACCGTCTGGTCACGATTTCCTCTCAGCTTGTTTGGCTGAAGCTGATTTGATGCGGCGTGTTTTATTGGAACCAAAAACCTATCAAAAATGGCTCAAAAAGTTTCTGCCACAAATCAAACACGGCAGCGACTGGTTAGCAGTGGCCGTTTCAACCGACCCCAGTGATGGTCACTTATCACACATGGATGGCTTGAACATTTCTCGTGCTTGGATGTTAGAAGGTATGGCATCAAAATTACCGTTGAAAGACAAGCGCAGGGCCATATTACTAAGACAGGCCAACAACCACAGACAAGCTGGACTGGCAGCTGTAACAGGCGAACACTATGCTGGCGGCCACTGGCTGGGTTCCTTTGCCATGTATTACTTGACCCAAAGCGGCCTCAAAAAATGA
- a CDS encoding pyridoxal phosphate-dependent aminotransferase: protein MNIKQSNKLNDVCYDIRGPVLSAAQKIEEQGGKVLKLNIGNPAPFGFDAPDDIVRDMIHNLPQAEGYCDSKGVYSARVAIYQYYQERQIKNLNIDNIYIGNGVSELIVMTMQGLLNDGDEMLIPAPDYPLWTAAVHLSGGKAVHYLCDEDSDWAPDLADMEAKITDKTRGLVLINPNNPTGAVYTEAQLIQIIELARKHNLIIFSDEIYEKILYDNTPYTSIASLADDVMFVTFNGLSKTYRVAGYRTGWMVISGHTEHASDYIEGLNILSSMRLCANVPSQFVIQAALGGYQSIDDLTQGNGRLNQQRLLAHDMINSIPGLSSTLPKGALYNFVKVDTERFGIKDDEQMILDLLVSKHILLVHGTAFNWPKPDHFRLVYLPNKEVLEDALYRMADFFKSYRQS, encoded by the coding sequence ATGAACATCAAACAATCAAATAAACTCAATGATGTCTGCTATGACATCCGTGGACCTGTACTTTCCGCAGCACAAAAGATCGAAGAACAAGGTGGCAAAGTACTGAAACTCAACATCGGCAATCCTGCACCTTTTGGATTCGATGCACCTGATGACATCGTCCGCGACATGATTCACAACTTACCTCAAGCCGAAGGCTATTGTGACTCCAAAGGTGTCTATTCAGCCCGGGTGGCGATTTATCAATATTACCAAGAACGTCAAATCAAGAACCTCAATATTGATAACATTTATATTGGTAATGGCGTATCAGAATTGATCGTTATGACCATGCAAGGCCTGTTGAATGACGGTGATGAAATGCTGATCCCAGCGCCTGATTACCCGCTTTGGACCGCTGCGGTACATTTATCAGGTGGTAAAGCTGTGCATTATTTGTGCGATGAAGACAGTGACTGGGCCCCTGACTTGGCAGATATGGAAGCCAAAATCACTGACAAAACCCGCGGTTTGGTGCTCATCAACCCCAACAACCCCACAGGCGCCGTTTATACCGAAGCGCAATTGATACAAATCATTGAACTGGCCCGCAAACACAACTTGATTATTTTCAGCGATGAAATCTACGAAAAAATCTTATATGACAACACGCCCTACACTTCTATCGCATCCTTGGCCGATGACGTGATGTTTGTGACTTTTAATGGTTTGTCAAAAACGTATCGGGTGGCCGGATACCGCACAGGCTGGATGGTCATCAGTGGTCACACGGAACATGCCAGTGATTATATTGAAGGTTTGAACATCCTGTCTTCTATGCGCTTATGTGCCAATGTGCCCAGTCAGTTTGTCATTCAAGCCGCACTGGGTGGTTACCAAAGCATCGATGACCTGACTCAAGGCAATGGTCGGCTGAATCAACAACGCCTGTTGGCCCATGACATGATCAACAGCATCCCAGGACTTTCATCTACCTTACCCAAAGGAGCGCTGTATAACTTTGTTAAAGTCGATACCGAGCGTTTTGGCATCAAAGACGACGAGCAAATGATTTTGGATTTATTGGTCAGCAAACACATCTTACTGGTTCACGGTACAGCATTCAACTGGCCCAAACCAGACCATTTTCGTTTGGTTTATTTACCGAATAAAGAGGTATTAGAAGATGCCTTATACCGCATGGCTGATTTCTTTAAGAGTTACAGGCAATCATAA
- a CDS encoding type 1 glutamine amidotransferase domain-containing protein has product MKNLVLVLGIIFIGFALPAQAGDAKKILIIASNLEDMGDPDKHDARNNLWEYAPPYHIFISHGYAVDFASPAGGVVPFMMDPLGISSYTIKYEGFLDKANSSLKPNQVNPEDYAAVFVGGGYGTLFDVASNQKLLDIMAEIYEGGGVVGSSGHGAGAFANVKLKNGKFLVQGKRVAGFPNSTEAEKSWAKQGTLLPFLVEDQLRKNGALAINKDNIADKHEVIIDARIVSTMFLPPAALVAKEMLILLEKGEKLNTSIQPTANASAD; this is encoded by the coding sequence ATGAAAAATTTAGTTTTGGTATTGGGCATCATCTTTATCGGCTTTGCTCTGCCAGCCCAAGCAGGCGACGCCAAAAAGATTCTGATCATTGCCTCAAATCTGGAAGATATGGGCGATCCTGATAAGCATGACGCTAGAAATAACCTTTGGGAATACGCGCCTCCGTACCATATATTTATTTCTCATGGCTATGCAGTTGATTTTGCTTCTCCGGCCGGAGGAGTAGTGCCATTTATGATGGACCCTCTTGGTATCAGCAGTTACACAATAAAGTATGAAGGTTTTTTGGACAAGGCTAATAGCTCACTGAAGCCGAATCAGGTTAACCCTGAGGATTATGCTGCCGTCTTTGTAGGTGGGGGCTACGGGACGCTGTTTGACGTGGCTTCGAATCAAAAGCTACTTGATATAATGGCGGAGATTTATGAAGGCGGTGGAGTAGTCGGGAGTAGTGGGCACGGAGCGGGCGCTTTTGCGAATGTAAAACTAAAAAATGGCAAGTTTTTGGTTCAGGGAAAGCGAGTTGCGGGCTTCCCTAACTCGACGGAAGCGGAGAAGTCTTGGGCTAAGCAGGGTACTTTACTGCCATTTCTCGTTGAAGATCAGCTTCGTAAAAACGGTGCACTAGCAATCAATAAAGACAATATTGCCGATAAACATGAGGTCATCATAGATGCGCGCATAGTGTCAACAATGTTCTTGCCACCTGCTGCATTGGTAGCGAAAGAAATGCTTATCTTGCTCGAGAAAGGCGAAAAGCTTAACACATCAATACAGCCGACCGCTAACGCGTCGGCTGATTGA
- a CDS encoding SulP family inorganic anion transporter → MFNLISKRMGYSVKNDVLSGLTVALALVPEAVAFAFVAGVDPMVGLYAAFMVGLITSIFGGRPGMISGATGAMAVVMVALVAQHGVEYLFAAVVLTGVLQILAGVFKLGMFIRMVPHPVMLGFVNGLAIVIFLAQLGQFKIIDANGIQQWMTGPTLYWMVGMVALTMFIIHFLPKLTRVVPASLAAILIVTGLVIGFDVPIPNVIDYVRSNSGNPEATIAGSLPAFSIPSVPFNLETLKIIFPYALILAAVGLIESLLTLTLIDDITETRGQGNRECVGQGLANFTNGFFGGMGGCAMIGQSMINIKSGGRGRLSGITAAIALLLFILVGSSWIEMVPLAALVGLMFMVVLGTFEWASLRMINKVQKSEIFVIVLVSGITVIADLAIAVIVGVIVSALVFAWKGAKRIFVESHTEEDGSKIYMVKGPVFFGSIHNFNDQFNPKTDPQEVIVDFAQARVYDHSGIEALDSLAERYMRNGKNLHYRHLSPECRQLLKKAGNLVEVNVIEDPDYHVADSQLG, encoded by the coding sequence GTGTTTAACTTGATATCTAAAAGAATGGGCTACAGCGTCAAGAATGACGTGTTGTCCGGTTTGACCGTTGCTTTGGCTTTGGTGCCCGAAGCTGTGGCTTTTGCTTTTGTCGCCGGTGTGGATCCGATGGTGGGTTTGTATGCGGCCTTTATGGTGGGTTTGATTACCTCAATTTTTGGTGGTCGTCCTGGCATGATTTCAGGTGCCACAGGCGCGATGGCTGTGGTCATGGTGGCTTTGGTTGCACAACATGGTGTTGAATATTTGTTTGCTGCTGTGGTGTTAACCGGTGTGCTGCAAATCTTGGCCGGTGTGTTCAAACTCGGCATGTTCATACGCATGGTGCCTCACCCTGTGATGCTGGGCTTTGTGAATGGTTTGGCGATTGTTATTTTCTTGGCCCAATTGGGTCAGTTTAAAATCATTGACGCCAATGGCATTCAACAATGGATGACAGGTCCTACCTTATATTGGATGGTTGGTATGGTGGCTTTGACGATGTTCATCATTCACTTCCTGCCCAAATTGACACGTGTGGTGCCGGCTTCATTGGCTGCCATTTTGATTGTCACGGGTTTGGTGATTGGTTTTGATGTGCCTATTCCTAATGTGATCGATTATGTTCGTTCTAATTCAGGCAACCCTGAGGCCACGATTGCTGGTAGCTTACCCGCCTTTTCTATTCCATCAGTGCCCTTTAATTTAGAAACACTAAAAATCATCTTCCCTTATGCTTTGATTTTAGCCGCTGTTGGTTTGATTGAGTCTTTGTTGACTTTAACTTTGATAGATGACATCACTGAAACTCGCGGTCAAGGTAACCGCGAATGTGTCGGCCAAGGCTTGGCCAACTTCACCAATGGCTTTTTCGGCGGCATGGGTGGTTGTGCGATGATTGGCCAAAGCATGATTAACATCAAATCAGGTGGTCGAGGCCGCTTATCAGGCATCACTGCTGCGATTGCTTTGTTGCTGTTTATTCTGGTGGGTTCTTCGTGGATTGAAATGGTGCCATTGGCTGCTTTGGTTGGCTTGATGTTTATGGTGGTTTTGGGCACTTTTGAGTGGGCCAGCTTGCGCATGATAAACAAAGTTCAGAAGTCAGAAATATTTGTTATCGTATTGGTATCAGGTATCACTGTGATTGCTGATTTGGCGATTGCTGTGATTGTCGGTGTGATTGTTTCTGCTTTGGTTTTCGCTTGGAAAGGGGCCAAACGCATTTTTGTTGAAAGCCATACAGAAGAAGATGGCAGTAAAATTTATATGGTCAAAGGCCCTGTGTTTTTTGGTTCAATTCACAATTTCAATGATCAATTCAACCCAAAAACCGACCCTCAAGAAGTGATTGTTGATTTTGCTCAAGCACGCGTTTATGACCACTCAGGCATTGAAGCCTTGGACTCTTTAGCAGAGCGATATATGCGCAATGGCAAGAACCTGCATTACCGTCACCTCAGCCCTGAATGCCGTCAACTCCTGAAAAAAGCAGGTAATTTAGTTGAAGTCAATGTGATAGAAGATCCAGACTATCATGTGGCAGACAGTCAGCTGGGATAA
- the ppk2 gene encoding polyphosphate kinase 2, whose amino-acid sequence MKLSKTDALKQLEIYTDHQFVMSQDKPISGKKLLKLSAAAGDYPFSERIGLYDYEQQKHLLQTELLKVQSWVKETGQKIVCLFEGRDAAGKGGTIKRFMEHLNPRAAHVVALEKPTARELGQWYFQRYIAQLPSQGEMVFFDRSWYNRAGVEKVMGFCNNDQYDQFMHQVSPLEDMLVDSGIILFKFWFSVTRQEQLRRFFNRKNDPLKQWKLSPVDIESLGKWDDYTTAKTNMFKHTDTENAPWTIIKSDDKKRARINCMRFFLSQLDYPEKDHSIVEPYNDKIAGSVEQIYNGFSQDRQ is encoded by the coding sequence GTGAAACTATCTAAAACCGATGCTTTAAAACAGCTTGAAATTTACACTGATCATCAGTTTGTCATGTCTCAAGACAAACCCATTTCTGGCAAAAAGTTATTAAAACTTTCTGCAGCTGCTGGAGACTACCCTTTTTCAGAAAGGATTGGTTTGTATGACTATGAACAACAAAAACACCTGCTCCAAACAGAACTGCTGAAAGTGCAAAGCTGGGTTAAAGAAACGGGCCAAAAAATCGTCTGCCTTTTTGAGGGTCGAGATGCAGCCGGTAAAGGTGGTACCATAAAACGTTTTATGGAACACTTAAATCCCCGTGCTGCTCATGTTGTCGCTTTAGAAAAACCCACTGCCCGTGAATTGGGACAATGGTATTTTCAACGCTACATTGCTCAACTCCCCTCACAAGGTGAAATGGTGTTTTTTGACCGTTCTTGGTACAACAGGGCTGGTGTAGAGAAAGTCATGGGCTTTTGTAACAATGACCAATATGATCAATTCATGCACCAGGTGTCACCTTTGGAAGACATGTTGGTTGACTCAGGAATCATCTTATTTAAATTTTGGTTTTCAGTGACGCGACAAGAACAATTGAGGCGATTTTTTAATCGCAAGAATGATCCTTTGAAACAATGGAAGTTAAGCCCTGTTGATATCGAATCATTAGGGAAATGGGATGATTACACCACAGCAAAAACCAACATGTTTAAACACACAGATACAGAAAATGCACCGTGGACCATCATCAAGTCAGATGATAAAAAAAGGGCCCGAATCAATTGTATGCGTTTCTTTTTAAGTCAATTAGATTATCCTGAAAAAGACCATTCAATTGTTGAACCTTATAATGATAAGATTGCTGGTTCTGTTGAACAAATATACAATGGCTTTTCACAAGACCGTCAATAA
- a CDS encoding response regulator, translating to MSVLTEPPEMHTNILIVEDDMAIREMMAFSLKREGFDPIKAASGNEALEQLNQVHPDLIVVDWGLPDMSGIDLIDMIRRDEVVKEVPIIMLTARSEEHDKIKGLERGADDYLTKPASMLELMARIRAHLRRSKGFETSHKLSFQDIVMDASAHEVTVNESGVSLSLTEYKLLKLFLQNPNKLLAREHILNHVWGRNTIVEDRTVDVHVLRLRKALKPHERDKWIQTVRGIGYKLATA from the coding sequence ATGTCAGTTTTAACAGAACCTCCAGAAATGCACACCAATATATTGATTGTTGAAGATGACATGGCCATCAGAGAAATGATGGCGTTTTCTTTAAAACGAGAAGGCTTTGATCCCATCAAAGCGGCCTCTGGTAATGAAGCTTTGGAACAATTGAATCAGGTGCACCCTGACTTGATAGTTGTAGACTGGGGTTTACCAGACATGAGTGGTATAGACTTGATTGACATGATTCGACGAGATGAAGTGGTCAAAGAGGTCCCCATCATCATGTTAACTGCACGCTCTGAAGAGCATGACAAGATCAAGGGACTTGAGCGTGGTGCCGATGATTATTTGACAAAACCGGCATCGATGCTTGAACTGATGGCTCGCATCAGGGCGCATTTACGTCGATCTAAAGGCTTTGAAACCAGTCATAAACTCAGTTTTCAAGACATTGTGATGGACGCCTCAGCACATGAAGTGACGGTCAATGAATCGGGTGTTAGTTTAAGTTTAACTGAATATAAGTTACTCAAGTTGTTTTTGCAAAACCCTAATAAATTATTGGCTCGTGAGCATATTCTAAATCATGTTTGGGGACGAAATACCATTGTAGAAGACAGAACGGTTGATGTTCATGTGTTGCGCTTAAGGAAGGCGTTGAAACCTCATGAGAGGGACAAGTGGATTCAGACGGTACGTGGTATTGGGTACAAACTTGCTACTGCCTAA